The following coding sequences lie in one Bacillota bacterium genomic window:
- a CDS encoding acyl-CoA dehydratase activase — protein MIAYLGIDVGSVSTNLVVLTEGMTVLNQVYLRTRGQPITVLQAGLAEVAANLPEGLTIRGCGTTGSARQLAGVIAGADVIKNEITAHATATAFLVPGVRTIIEIGGQDSKIILLRDGWVLDFAMNTVCAAGTGSFLDQQAARLGIRIEDLGPMALGSKTPVRIAGRCTVFAESDMIHKQQLGHRTEDILYGLCEALVRNYLNNVARGKEITPPIAFQGGVASNVGIRRAFEETLGHPIVVTPYHSVTGAIGAAMLAREAVRSGKPSSFRGFAASARPFAASSFECDRCANHCEVISLSSGGEILARWGPRCPRWDLEDRPGVAGVATG, from the coding sequence GTGATCGCTTACCTTGGCATCGATGTCGGCTCGGTGAGCACCAACCTGGTCGTCCTGACCGAGGGGATGACCGTCCTCAACCAGGTCTACCTGCGGACCCGGGGGCAACCCATCACCGTCCTTCAAGCGGGCCTGGCCGAGGTGGCCGCCAACCTCCCGGAAGGGCTGACCATCCGGGGCTGTGGGACCACCGGCAGCGCGCGACAGTTGGCCGGGGTCATCGCCGGGGCCGACGTGATCAAGAATGAGATCACCGCCCACGCTACGGCCACGGCCTTCCTCGTCCCCGGAGTCAGGACGATCATCGAGATCGGGGGGCAGGACTCCAAGATCATCCTGCTGCGCGATGGGTGGGTCCTGGACTTCGCGATGAACACCGTCTGCGCCGCGGGCACCGGCTCGTTCCTCGACCAGCAGGCCGCCCGGCTGGGGATCAGGATCGAAGACCTCGGCCCGATGGCCCTCGGCTCGAAGACCCCGGTCCGTATCGCCGGGCGTTGCACCGTCTTCGCCGAATCGGACATGATTCACAAGCAGCAGCTCGGTCACCGGACCGAGGACATCCTCTACGGGTTGTGCGAGGCATTGGTCCGCAACTACCTGAACAACGTGGCCCGGGGGAAGGAGATCACCCCGCCGATAGCCTTCCAGGGCGGGGTGGCCTCGAACGTCGGCATCCGGCGGGCCTTCGAAGAGACCCTGGGGCATCCGATCGTGGTCACCCCGTACCACTCCGTGACCGGGGCCATCGGCGCCGCGATGCTGGCCAGAGAGGCCGTCCGGAGCGGAAAGCCGTCCAGCTTCCGCGGCTTCGCCGCTTCGGCCAGGCCGTTCGCGGCCTCCTCCTTCGAATGCGACCGCTGCGCCAACCACTGTGAAGTGATCAGCCTCAGTAGTGGTGGGGAGATCCTGGCCCGCTGGGGCCCTAGGTGTCCCCGCTGGGACCTGGAGGACCGGCCCGGTGTGGCCGGCGTGGCCACCGGCTAG